In Rhinoraja longicauda isolate Sanriku21f chromosome 13, sRhiLon1.1, whole genome shotgun sequence, one genomic interval encodes:
- the LOC144599046 gene encoding extracellular calcium-sensing receptor-like — protein sequence MIFAIGQINKDDELLPGVKLGYRIYDTCATHTQSLRSTLAATAGKMEDVPAHDCEGSASVPVIVGDSGSTQTMIIQRTLGPFRVPMVSYFASCACLSRRSEFPTFFRTMPSDAHQARAMAQLVARFGWTWVGSVAGDDDYGRTGIQAFTDEVSRLGVCVAFSELIPKVYSRPKILQIAETIRASSARVIVMFAIEGDAYPLVREIVRQNISGRQWIASEAWVTSALMGARENLLSLSGTIGFAIRRGHIPGLRDFLLEAHPSKTPNNPFVKELWETIFQCSLKNSGSIKGSNASNVAPTQCTGSEDLSSTYNIYSDVSQLRVSYNVYKAVYSIAHALHNMNSCKSGTGPNNTCANIFNFKPWQLLHYLKQVMYTTKLGEKVYFDENGDPLASYDIINWQRKTDGSIKYVHVGRFNAASSLDHDLQIEEELIIWHCNQTLVPLSVCTERCPPGTRKALAKGRPVCCSECLQCPDGEISNVTDSLNCIACAPEYWPNAPRNECIPKHIEFLSMEDGTGMTLATVSLLGTASTVLMAGVVWYYRRTPIIRANNSALSFLLLFSLALCFLCSLSFIGRPSAWSCRLRHTLFGISFVLCLSCVLAKTLVVLVAFTSTLPGNNLMRWFGSLQQILSVLLCTAVQVGICLAWLLLAAPFPVKQTKYYKEKIIYECDVGSVAAFCYMLGYIGFLACVSFGLAFLARKLPDNFNEAKFITFSMLIFCAVWLAFIPAYASSPGKYSVAVEVFAILASSFGLLICLFVPKCYIILLKPEQNTKRHLMGRTG from the exons ATGATTTTTGCGATTGGACAAATAAACAAGGACGATGAGCTGCTTCCGGGCGTGAAGCTGGGCTACCGTATTTACGACACCTGTGCCACGCACACCCAGTCCCTGAGATCGACCTTGGCAGCAACGGCGGGCAAGATGGAGGACGTGCCCGCACACGACTGTGAGGGATCTGCTTCCGTTCCTGTGATTGTTGGTGACTCAGGGTCCACACAGACCATGATAATACAGAGGACCCTGGGCCCTTTCAGAGTTCCAATG GTCAGCTACTTTGCCTCCTGCGCGTGCCTGAGCCGGAGGAGTGAGTTTCCGACCTTCTTCAGGACCATGCCCAGCGACGCCCATCAGGCGCGGGCCATGGCCCAGCTGGTGGCTCGCTTCGGCTGGACCTGGGTGGGGTCAGTGGCGGGTGACGATGACTACGGACGCACTGGCATTCAGGCCTTCACGGACGAGGTCAGCAGGCTCGGGGTCTGCGTCGCTTTCTCCGAACTCATCCCGAAGGTGTACTCCAGGCCGAAGATCCTTCAGATCGCGGAGACTATCCGAGCGTCGAGCGCCAGAGTCATCGTCATGTTCGCCATCGAGGGAGACGCCTACCCCTTGGTCAGAGAAATTGTCCGGCAGAACATCAGCGGCCGCCAGTGGATCGCCAGCGAGGCCTGGGTGACGTCGGCCTTGATGGGAGCCAGAGAGAACCTCCTCTCTCTGAGCGGGACTATCGGCTTCGCAATCCGCAGAGGCCATATCCCGGGCCTGAGGGACTTCCTTCTTGAAGCCCATCCTTCGAAAACTCCCAATAACCCCTTCGTGAAGGAACTCTGGGAGACCATATTTCAATGCTCCCTTAAGAATTCAGGTAGCATCAAAGGAAGTAATGCATCAAATGTCGCTCCTACCCAATGCACGGGCTCAGAGGACTTAAGCAGTACATACAATATATATTCAGATGTGTCACAACTGAGAGTCTCCTATAATGTCTACAAAGCCGTATATTCAATAGCTCATGCCCTTCACAATATGAACTCATGTAAAAGTGGCACAGGACCAAATAATACCTGTGCAAATATTTTCAACTTCAAACCATGGCAG CTCCTCCATTACCTGAAGCAGGTGATGTACACAACCAAGTTGGGGGAGAAGGTTTACTTTGATGAGAATGGGGACCCACTGGCATCGTATGATATCATCAATTGGCAAAGAAAAACAGATGGGTCCATTAAGTATGTGCACGTTGGCAGATTCAATGCAGCTTCAAGCTTGGACCATGATCTTCAGATAGAAGAAGAACTTATCATTTGGCACTGCAACCAAACCTTG GTCCCGCTCTCTGTCTGCACGGAGAGGTGCCCTCCAGGTACAAGGAAAGCTCTTGCAAAAGGACGACCTGTTTGCTGTTCTGAATGCCTGCAGTGTCCCGATGGAGAGATCAGTAATGTAACAG ATTCCCTCAACTGCATTGCTTGTGCTCCGGAGTATTGGCCCAACGCACCAAGGAATGAGTGCATCCCCAAACACATTGAGTTCCTCTCGATGGAAGATGGCACGGGAATGACCCTGGCCACCGTGTCCTTGCTGGGAACGGCTAGCACGGTGTTGATGGCCGGAGTGGTCTGGTACTACAGGAGGACCCCCATCATCCGCGCCAACAACTCTGCCCTCAGCTTCCTGCTCCTCTTCTCCTTGGCGCTCTGCTTCCTGTGCTCGCTCAGCTTCATCGGCAGACCCTCGGCCTGGTCCTGCAGGCTGAGGCACACGCTGTTTGGCATCAGCTTTGTCCTCTGCCTCTCCTGCGTGCTGGCCAAGACCCTGGTGGTACTGGTGGCCTTCACATCCACCCTTCCCGGCAACAATCTGATGAGATGGTTCGGGAGCCTGCAGCAGATCCTCAGTGTCCTCCTCTGTACGGCGGTCCAGGTGGGCATCTGTCTGGCGTGGTTACTCCTGGCAGCCCCCTTCCCCGTGAAGCAGACCAAATACTACAAGGAGAAGATAATCTACGAGTGCGACGTAGGCTCGGTGGCTGCCTTTTGCTACATGTTGGGGTACATCGGCTTCCTGGCCTGTGTCAGCTTTGGCCTCGCCTTTCTAGCCCGAAAGCTCCCGGATAACTTCAACGAGGCCAAGTTCATCACCTTCAGCATGCTGATCTTCTGCGCCGTGTGGCTGGCCTTTATCCCCGCTTACGCCAGTTCTCCCGGCAAGTACTCCGTGGCCGTCGAGGTGTTTGCCATCCTGGCGTCGAGCTTCGGCCTGCTGATCTGCCTATTTGTGCCCAAATGTTACATCATCCTTTTAAAACCAGAACAAAACACCAAGAGACATCTCATGGGAAGAACAGGCTAA